The Amycolatopsis coloradensis sequence GGGGCGGGTCGTTAATGTGCCGGTATGGCGTATGACTTCCAGGTGACCGTGGACTCCGCTCATCCGCACGACCTCGCCGACTGGTGGGCCGAGATGCTCGGGTGGCGGGTCGAGGAGAGCAACGAGGAGTTCATCCGCGAGATGATCGCCAAGGGGTATGCCTCCGAGGAAGCGACGACCACGCACAACGGTGTCCTGGTGTGGAAGGACGGCGCGGCGATCGTCCACCCGGAGACCGGACAGCGGTTCCTCTTCCAGCTGGTACCCGAGGGGAAGACGGTCAAGAACCGGCTGCACCTCGACATCCGGATGGGGGCGGGCAAGATCGAGGCCGAACTCGAGCGGCTGACCGCGCGCGGTGCGACGTTCCTGCACCGCGGCAAGCAAGGGCCCGCGGAGTGGATCACCATCGCGGACCCGGAGGGCAACGAACTCTGCCTCTCCTGAGGCGGGCCCGCGAGGGCCCGCCACTGGGGGTGTCATGAAGGGACCTGGTCCCGTCGGCTGTGCCCTTCATGACCGAGCGCGCGGCCCTCGTGCGCGGCTCGTGAGTGGTAAGGACGGTTAGAACCGTCCTTACCACTCATGAGGCTTTGACTAGACGAGCTTGTCCAGCGCACGCGGCAAAGCCGTCGCGAGCAGGTCGAGTTCGGTCTCACCGGCGATCAGCGGCGGTGACACCGCGATCCCCTTGGCCAGGTTCCGCACGAGGACGCCTTCGTCCCGCGCCAGCCGCTGCAGCCGGTTCGCCGCGCCGGGGTTCGCCTCGATGACTTCGGCCTTCAGCTCGACAGCGCCGAGGAAGCCCAGCCCGGCCCGGACCTCCGCCACCAACGGATGCGAAGCCAGCCCGGAAAGCGCGTCCGCCAGCGGCTTCTCCAGCTCCCGTCCGCGCAGGATGAGCCCGTCGCGCTCGTAGATGTCCAGCGTCGCGTTCCCCGCGGCGCACGCGACCGGATGCCCGGCGTAGGTCGCGCCGTGCCGCAGCACCGGCGCACCCGGCGCGCCGGTGAAGAACGGTTCGGCCACCGTCGGCGCGACGATCAGCGCGCCGAGCGGGATCGTGCCGCCGGTGATGCCCTTCGCGGTCGTGATCATGTCCGGTTTCACGGCCCACCGGTCGATCCCGAACCAGGTTCCGAGCCGCCCGAACGCGGCGATCACACAGTCCGCGACGAACAGCACGTCGTGTCTGCGGCAGATCTCGGCGACCGTCTCGATGTATCCGTCCGGGGGAAGCAGGACGCCGCCCGCACCGATCACCGGTTCGCAGAAGAAAGCCGCGACCCGCTCCGGGCCGACCCGCAGGATCTCCGCTTCGAGCGCTTCGGCACTGTCATAGGGCACATGCGAGATGTCACCCGGCAGCGGCCCGAAACCCGCCGCGTTGGCCGCGATGCCGCCGACGGCCGTGCCGAAACCGTGTGTGCCGTGGTACCCCTGCACTCGGCCGATGACGTGCACCTTCTCCGGCCGCCCGAGGTGCGCGAAATACGAACGGGCGATCTTGACCGCGGTGTCGATGACGTCACCGCCGCCCGATCCGAAGAAGACCTTCGAGCCCGGTTCGGGTGCGAGCGCGGAAACGCGCTCGGCGAGCTTCAGCGCGGGCTCGTTGGCGTTGTAACCGAACAGGTTGTACGAATCGAGCGTCCGCAATTGGTCCGCGACGGCCTGCGTGATCTCCTCGCGCCCGTGCCCGAAGTTCGCGTACCAGAGTGACGCCGTCGCGTCGAAATACCGCTTGCCCTCGTCGTCCCAGACGTAGGAACCCTCACCGCGGGTGATGACGAGCCGGTCGCCGTCGACCGCTCCCATGTCCGCGAAGGGGTGCCACAGCGGATTGCGCGCGGACGCCGACGAAACCATGATCTTCCTCCTCGTGCTCGTGCCCCCATCCTCACCCGGATCCGGCCGGGACGCGAACACTCCATCGTGCACAGTTCGCGCTCCGGACCTGTCCGGCAACCTCCGGTTAATTTCCAACACCATCCCTTCGGCTGCTTGACCTGCGGCGATCGATCCTGTTGCTTAGTGATTGAGTTTGTTCAAAGTTGAGCACTCTGGAGGAACTTATGCGTCGTCTCGCTGGCGCTCTCGTCACCGCCTGCACGCTCACCGCCCTCTGCGCCGTTCCGGTGGCGGCCGCCGAGAGCCCGCCACCGGCCGTCTCGACCCCTCCGTTGGGGTGGAACAGCTGGAACAAGTTCAACTGCGACATCACCGAGCAGCTGATCCGGGAGACCGCCGACGCCATGGTGTCGTCCGGGATGAAGGCCGCGGGCTACCAGTACGTCAACATCGACGACTGCTGGGCCGAGAAGAACCGCACCCCCGACGGGAAGTACGCACCACACCGGACCCGTTTCCCCAGCGGCATCAAGGCTTTGGCCGATTACGTGCACGGAAAGGGCCTGAAACTCGGCATCTACACCAGCGCCGGCACGGAAACCTGCGCGCGGACCATGCCCGGTTCGCTCGACCACGAGGAGGTCGACGCGCGGACGTTCGCGGAGTGGGGAGTCGACTACCTCAAGTACGACAACTGCCACAACCAGGGCCGCCCCGCGCTGGAGCGGTACACGAAAATGGGCGAGGCACTGAAGAAGACCGGCCGTCCGATCGTCTACGCCCTGTGCGAATGGGGCGAGAACAAGCCTTGGGAGTGGGGCAAGAGCGCGGGGGCCCAGTTGTGGCGCACCACCGGCGACATCAGCGACACCTGGTCGAGTATGACCGGCCTCCTCGACCAGCAGGTCGGCCTGGAAGGCTATGCCGGGCCGGGCGGTTGGAACGATCCGGACATGCTCGAAGTGGGCAACGGCGGCATGACCGACACGGAATACCGCTCCCACTTCGCGCTCTGGTCGTTGCTCAACGCCCCGCTGCTGGCGGGCAACGATCTGCGCTCGATGTCCGAAGCGACCAAGAAGATCCTGCTGAACAAGGATCTTCTCGCGGTCAACCAGGACTGGGGCGGCAAGCAGGGCCACAAGGTCCGCGACGACGGCGACACCGAAGTGTGGGCCAAGCCGATGTCCGACGGCTCGAACGCCGTCGTGCTCTTCAATCGCGGCGGCGCCCCGGCGACCCTGTCAGCCACCGCAGGCGAGATCGGCGCGCCCGCCGCGTCCGGCTACCGGGTCCGGGATCTGTGGACCGGCGCGGAGACCGAATCCGCCGGCACCTTGCGAGCCGGGCTGCCGAGCCACGGATCCGCGGTGTTCCGCGTCTGGCCGTCGCACCAGCCGAATGCCGCGCCGCATACGACGCTTTCCTTGACCTCGCCCGAATACGCGGCCGTCGACAAGCCGTTCACCACGACACTGCGGGTGTTCAACGACGGCCGGGCGCCGGTCCGGTCGGGCGTGGTGAAGCTGGCGGTCGGCGCGGGATGGAAGCCCGACGGTGACACCGAAGCACGCATTCCCGCTGTCGCGCCGGGGAAGTCGTGGGAACGGACCTGGTCCATGCGGCCGTCGTCCCCCGGTGGCGACCGGGTCGAGGTCTCCGGCCGGTTCGGCTACCGGACGTCCTGGGGTGCGCGGTCGTTGTCCGTGGACGGAAGCGCTCCCCTCGTGAGACCGCCCGCCGCCGGGACGAACGCGCTGTCCAAGGCGGTGTTCATGACGGCGGACAACGGCTATGGCCCGGTGGAACGCGGGACCAGCAATGGTGAATCGGAAGCAGGCGACGGACGCCGGATGAGCATCGGCGGGGTGACCTACGACGACGGGCTGGGCGTCCACGCGCCGTCGAAGGTCCGGCTCTACCTCGGCGGTGGCTGCGCGTCGTTCACCTCGTCCGTCGGAGTCGACGACGAGAAGGCCGGAGGCAGTGTGGCTTTCGAGGTCGTCGGCGACGGCAAGCGGCTGGCGAACACCGGTGTGCTCAAGCGCGGCCAGGCGGCCGAGAAGCTTTCCGTGCCGCTCAGCGGGGTTCAGGTGCTCGATCTGGTCGTCACGGACGGCGGTGACGGAGCCGACTCCGACCACGCGGACTGGGCGGACGCCACGCTGCGCTGCTAAAGCTCTTGAGTGGTAAGGACGGTTCTAACCGTCCTTACCACTCACGAGTCCCGGCGGCCGTAAGCGGCCAGAAGCTGCTTCTCCGCATCCCGCAGGTACTGCTCCAGCGCCGTCTCAGCCGGTCCGAAGCGCCCCCGCTCCAGATCCCGCAGGATCCGCTCGTGCCGCTCCAAAAACGGCTCGAAGAACGCCCGCGTGTTCTCCGCCAGCACGAAGAACAGCCGCGTCTCCGCCAGGACCTGGCGCATCGTAGTGCTGACCCGCTCGCTGTCCGCCAGGTCGCCCACCGCCTGGTGGAACGCGATACTCGCGGTCCCGACGGCCTGCCAATCGCCTTCGTCGGCCGCGGCACGGCCCTCCCGGACCGCGGCCTCGATCGCCGACAGATCCACAGTGGACAGCTCGGCCGCGCGCCGCAGCGCACCGCATTCGGTGACCCTCCTCATCACGTAGAGATCCGAGATATCCTGCGCGGTCAGTTCGCGGACGAATACGCCGCGGTTGAGTTCGTGCACCGCGAGCCGTTCGTGCGCCAGGAGCTGGAAGGACTCGCGCAGCGTGTTGCGCGAGACGCCCAGTGCGGCGCTGATCGACGGTTCCGAAAGCCTCGACCCGGGCGGAAAGACGCCTTCGGTGATGCGCTGGCGCAGGATCTCGGCGACCCGTTCCGCTGTGCCGCTCCGTTCGAGCAAGGGTCTGTCGCGGGCCAGTGTCTCCTCGGCGGCAGGAGTGGACATGGCTTTACCTGACACCGAGTTCGAAGTCGAGGCTGTACCGGTTGCCCGGCATGGCGCCGGCGGCCTTGGCGCCGTCGATCGGGAGGGCGACCCCGTTGACGAACCGCGATTCGTCGCTGGCCAGGAAGACCACCGCTTTCGCGACCTCCCACGCCTCGCCGACCCGCGCCGCCGGTGTGCTCGCGGTCAGCTGGTGTCGCTTGGCTTCGAAGTCCTCCGGCGACGCGAGCGTGCCGCGCAGCATGTCCGTGTCGATCGCGCCCGGGTTGACCGTGTTCGCCCGGATCCCCTGGTGCGCGTGCGCGACGGCGATCGACTTCGTCATGCCGACCAGCGCGTGCTTGGTGGCGTTGTACACCGGGTCGCCGGGGCGGCCCATCACGCCGCCGTTGGACGACGTCGTGACGATGCTGCCCG is a genomic window containing:
- a CDS encoding NPCBM/NEW2 domain-containing protein, producing MRRLAGALVTACTLTALCAVPVAAAESPPPAVSTPPLGWNSWNKFNCDITEQLIRETADAMVSSGMKAAGYQYVNIDDCWAEKNRTPDGKYAPHRTRFPSGIKALADYVHGKGLKLGIYTSAGTETCARTMPGSLDHEEVDARTFAEWGVDYLKYDNCHNQGRPALERYTKMGEALKKTGRPIVYALCEWGENKPWEWGKSAGAQLWRTTGDISDTWSSMTGLLDQQVGLEGYAGPGGWNDPDMLEVGNGGMTDTEYRSHFALWSLLNAPLLAGNDLRSMSEATKKILLNKDLLAVNQDWGGKQGHKVRDDGDTEVWAKPMSDGSNAVVLFNRGGAPATLSATAGEIGAPAASGYRVRDLWTGAETESAGTLRAGLPSHGSAVFRVWPSHQPNAAPHTTLSLTSPEYAAVDKPFTTTLRVFNDGRAPVRSGVVKLAVGAGWKPDGDTEARIPAVAPGKSWERTWSMRPSSPGGDRVEVSGRFGYRTSWGARSLSVDGSAPLVRPPAAGTNALSKAVFMTADNGYGPVERGTSNGESEAGDGRRMSIGGVTYDDGLGVHAPSKVRLYLGGGCASFTSSVGVDDEKAGGSVAFEVVGDGKRLANTGVLKRGQAAEKLSVPLSGVQVLDLVVTDGGDGADSDHADWADATLRC
- a CDS encoding GntR family transcriptional regulator, which produces MSTPAAEETLARDRPLLERSGTAERVAEILRQRITEGVFPPGSRLSEPSISAALGVSRNTLRESFQLLAHERLAVHELNRGVFVRELTAQDISDLYVMRRVTECGALRRAAELSTVDLSAIEAAVREGRAAADEGDWQAVGTASIAFHQAVGDLADSERVSTTMRQVLAETRLFFVLAENTRAFFEPFLERHERILRDLERGRFGPAETALEQYLRDAEKQLLAAYGRRDS
- a CDS encoding aspartate aminotransferase family protein, giving the protein MVSSASARNPLWHPFADMGAVDGDRLVITRGEGSYVWDDEGKRYFDATASLWYANFGHGREEITQAVADQLRTLDSYNLFGYNANEPALKLAERVSALAPEPGSKVFFGSGGGDVIDTAVKIARSYFAHLGRPEKVHVIGRVQGYHGTHGFGTAVGGIAANAAGFGPLPGDISHVPYDSAEALEAEILRVGPERVAAFFCEPVIGAGGVLLPPDGYIETVAEICRRHDVLFVADCVIAAFGRLGTWFGIDRWAVKPDMITTAKGITGGTIPLGALIVAPTVAEPFFTGAPGAPVLRHGATYAGHPVACAAGNATLDIYERDGLILRGRELEKPLADALSGLASHPLVAEVRAGLGFLGAVELKAEVIEANPGAANRLQRLARDEGVLVRNLAKGIAVSPPLIAGETELDLLATALPRALDKLV
- a CDS encoding SDR family oxidoreductase, translated to MGRLAGKVAVVFGGARGIGLATVKEFVAEGATVFSSDIREPAEAVEGARQSLVDATDEGQVDEFVRGVIAETGRIDVLFNNVGIHLGKPLVDTTLVEFDNIFALNVRAAFLGTRAVLPHMIANKAGSIVTTSSNGGVMGRPGDPVYNATKHALVGMTKSIAVAHAHQGIRANTVNPGAIDTDMLRGTLASPEDFEAKRHQLTASTPAARVGEAWEVAKAVVFLASDESRFVNGVALPIDGAKAAGAMPGNRYSLDFELGVR
- a CDS encoding VOC family protein, with the translated sequence MAYDFQVTVDSAHPHDLADWWAEMLGWRVEESNEEFIREMIAKGYASEEATTTHNGVLVWKDGAAIVHPETGQRFLFQLVPEGKTVKNRLHLDIRMGAGKIEAELERLTARGATFLHRGKQGPAEWITIADPEGNELCLS